Part of the Coccinella septempunctata chromosome 3, icCocSept1.1, whole genome shotgun sequence genome is shown below.
TCGCTTTTCAGGAACAAGTCGTGAATGAAGCCATTGATTTCAGGCTTTCATAATAAACAATAGTCacatttttaattcaattcaaaataatgttctatTTCAAGAGGGTTTCGACTGGCATGGAATGatttaatataaaaatgaaCAAGACCCATATCTATCTGAGGCATTTATTCCTGATGAGAAGTGCTCTTAACGAGCAAAGTTTTCTCACAGATATTTCCCGAGAAAATGAATTTaggcagaaaataaaatttacctGGGATCACAGTATTACCTGGGCTAAAGCATTAAATTGGCCATGCAGGATTCAGGTAATAATCtggttaaaaaataaaataaacaggcaataaaaaaaactacTGATATAGTAGATCTACCGACTAATTATTATCtcataaataaagtgttcatTGAAATTGAAACTGATTGATTTCTCATGAGAAACTAGAAGTatgaaaaaatcacgaacaaAATCAAACACTGTCTGCAAATGTctatcaaattttttcacaaaactgAAAATTCCTTAATTACCTTTTTGAATGGAAGACTCGATCCTCCTCGTGATAAATGACTTCGTAAATCTTTTCCACTCTTACTCTGAGATTCACCATTTCTTTCTACAGctgattttctgtttttttctctAACATGTTGATCTTTCACATCTTTTGATTTTCTTGTATTTCTATACCTCAAATCTTCACATCTTTTGTCTGTTTCCCTATTCCCATCATTCCACTGAAAATTACCAAGCCTACTCATTACCGATTTACTTGATCCATCTCCGTACGTTCCGAGTCTGTCTAGAACAGATTTTTTTCTAGAAGGCGACCTAGAAGATGATCTGAAGTCATCTTTAGAAAATACGATCTTTGAATGCTCCTTCCTAATATTCGAGTCATCATTATTAAAATTAGATTCTTTAACACTACCATCTTTGTCCCCAATGACTTGTGATGCTGCTTCTTCAGTTTTTGATGTATCAAGAACAATTTTCCTCTCGTTTCTCAAAACTTTATCAACTGTTGATTTTCTTCGACTGTCCTCAACTAACTTGCGCAATTCAGATTCTTCAATATCTTCATCCACTTTAAAACCCAACCTACTTTTGACATTTTTTATTTGAGTTTCAATATCTTCTAATTGTTTCAAACTTGGCTGTTCAACTTCTAATGTAGGAGGTATAGTATCATTATTCTGTGATGAATCTGTCATAAGaactatttttctattttcagatATAGATTTCACATTTACATTGAGAGGAAGATCGTCTGTTAAAGATTTATCCAAATCAAATTTGTGTTCTTCTTTAACAATGGTTTCATCAGAAGATTTCAACGTTTCTTTTTTTATCTTCTTGTAATTTATTTTGGCCTCAAGTAGTTCATTAGATTTTCTCTTTCCACCTTTCTTATAAACATCtgcaaaaaatatattataagtTTGAGTCCTATTAAAAGTAAACAATGTTAACTCATCGCACCTAAATTGGTGACAGTAACTTCTTTGAGCTTTTTCAAAACTATGTGAAGCCAGTCAACAAATGTGGaagtcttttttttcaaaaaaagggATAAATCTTCATTCATCTGTGTTTTGGTGCGTTTATTCGCAACCATCACCATAATATAATCAGGTAACTCATCATCTGAAAAAGATTCTATATGAAAGCCACATACGAAACATTTTTCGAGGAACTTACCAACATAGCAGTCCAGTTCTGTTAATTTCGCTTTGATCGCTGACTGCAATTTAAAGTCGTTTTAGAATAAAGTAAGAAGCGAATCTACTGAAACTTACCCTCATTTTTTGACCAACCTCAGCTCCCATGTCAACCATTTTGATGGttatttataaataaaatataaatttttattacatcaATATAGGGTCCTCCTATTCagagaaaatatcgaaatttgtcGTACTCCTTCGATAATAGAACGCACATAttattattcagaaatgaataaatttgaaattcagGCTTTTCGCTTTTATCCCTGGTTCAAATTGAAACGTCAGTTTCACTCACAGAAGTTCACAATCAAACTCGGAACCACAGAACACTCGGAGGAAGGGAAATTTACTGTGCCATTCAACTCTTCATTCTTCTTTCATGAAAAACTAACATTTTTACATTTTGTAGGATTTCTGAAATAATCAAAAGTAATCATCGTTGTGAtgaaaaaatactgaaatgttATTATGTTCCTTTCATAAACATCACCATCGTGCATAATTCATACACAAGAATGCAAGAAAAAGAAAGTCTAATCTTACTGGAACCTTAAAAATGGTGACCAATTCcaaagaggaacaagagatttcactcGTCCAATTTAGTTCCTGAGTCTGTGTAAATGGTGGGGAGACCTTCAAATCATTCTACACTCCAAACTAACGCTTATTGGTTTCAAGTTCGGGGTGATCCAATCACATCGCAGATATATTGAATGGGCCAATCAGCTTGAAGAATGAAATCGGCTCTCGTTTTGACGTTAATGTCAAGTCAATTGTCAATCGTATTTTGTTTAATATTTTTGTGAAGCTTTTGATGAATTCAGTTTTTGTTAATTCTAATTATCCATTCGAATAGATTCTTGTTTGGAGCAACCGATATTCCATATTCATGGTTAAATAACACGTAGTCATTCTGAAGTGAAGTGGTATGCCTTTTAAGGCCTGTTTTTCCAATAATTGTGTTTTACTATAATGAGCatcaaattcataattattataAAAAGTAATCGTGATGTTACTTGCAAAATCTTATAACGTGCTGGGCACTATAATGTATTTTATAAAGAGATGTCAAGAATGAAACtgcaaaataaaaatgggtgttAGTTAAGGTAAAATGGTTTGACACTATTGAAAGAACTGCTTATATTGGATATATTTTTATTCCGATTATACTaataatgttcatttatttcggcTAGTTATACTTTGATAATGTTCATATATTTGTACTGATAATATTTTAGTACTGTTTCCTTTTCATAATAAAGCAAATACACCTTTTCAATGAAGCTTTGCATCTTTTCGAGAGAATTCAATACAAATTAAGTTACATTATATAATGTATTTAGATTATTGAAAACTTATTCCATCCCCAAATTACTTTTACAACCGCTGCATAGTTAACGGTCAGGAGCACTAGTCAGCCGAACACATTCGGTATATCACCAATGCATTTCATAATGTAGCATATTATTAAAGGTTAGTcattatttcttttctttctcTACATATTGTACTCCAATTCAACCGTGCAGACCTTTTGTGAAATACCAGAATATTTTAAAGCGAAAACACCACAGTGTAACCCAGATAAAAAGCCTGCTTTAAAGTATTGGTAGGTTGATGAGCTCTTGAAGGTTTTCATTTGCCGATTTGTTTAAGAACTGGTTATTGAAACAAGAGCAACCACAAGTGGAAACTTATCGGTACTGTAACATATCTCTTTCTTGAATTATGTAAGCATAAAAACCCCCAATCTTGTTTATCCTCTAGGCATCATTAATAAACTTGAATACCACTCTTCCGTAGCTGgtaacaacgaaaatattctttaaaatatcACTTGTAGCAACACGGAATGACAAGTTTGCTTGTACTTTTTGAGGTTAGTTTGACATTTGTTCTTTCTAACTCCGCCCACTTCGAGATGCGAGCTGCTCAAGGTCAACGAAACTCGGTTGGTCAAAATAGTGGAGTGGTACATCTTGTTAATCTTTGCCAATTCCTTAGCAACCACttcccataattttttgtttgatcGCATTTCCACCGTTCCCACtcttgatttaaattttttatatagatCTATTAAGGCTAGATTTCTATCTCGGCTATTAAAGAAATAATTGTCCAAATTATTGTCCAAAGAAATATATTCTACAACATCTGAAATATATCAACTATTAATCATCATTTCACAAGAAATTCTCTATAAGACTTACTTTCATCACTCATcatgaataaatttattattaatataatAAGGCTGAAGCTCTGGCTGAAGCAACTTGAACTTTTCTTATGCAGGCGACAATGTTGCGGGGGATAGGGTGtggtttattattatttcaggGATGGTAAACTACCTAAGTTCAAATATTGGCGCCGAAACACTGATCTATGTTCGATGGTTCATTAGCTGTTTTTGTGTTTTGGTTTGATGACTTCCAGAACCGTTCTGGAATAGTTCATGGCCGAGCTTCCACGGCGCATCAGTTCTGCGCAGAATTAGAACCATCCGAGAACCGTTCTGAATTTCGCAACCAAAACAAAGCTTATGACATTTTCTAACCCTCCTTCTTTCGTCTAACCAAAGATTAAgtccatagacctaataaaataatgtattattaggtctatgattaAGTCTAACGTCTAACCTCaaaagtttttgttttgttttttttttgctgaatGCTGATCTTGATCTTGTTTTGTACTTGAAGAGTTCATCACATTACAGGAATTTATATATTCGTTTAAGTGCTAAAATGCATATTCGAGTAGGAGACGTTGTTTCTTTAATAATTCGCGATAGGTTTGGCCAAATAATTGAACAAATAGCTTATGTTCTTCAAATGCATGGATCACTTACCTTAAACCAAATTAAACGTATCACGGACCTTCCCTTGTCGAAGGTAATCTTTTTATTTTAGCAGCATCAAGATAAGTGAATCAAGTTAGTGATATTCATATTTCGATTATTTCCAGGTCAAAGAAGCATTATGCATCCTAATCAAATATAAGTTGGTTTCATTCGAACGATGCAGTTTTAAGCGAAGTATTGCAGAATATGCACTGTGTATTGAAAATGTATTGCGCATGCTGCGCTATCCTCAATACATgatattaattaaaaaaaaatttggtgatcAGTCTGAGATGATTATAGAGGAATTACTGCAGAATGGTTATTTAACTGCTGGAAATACAATTCTCAATATAGCAGAACGATTGAATTGTGAGAAAAGTGAACTTTCTACTATTAAAGATAAATTTGTATCACTGGCAGTGGCCAaatatattgaaagaattaAACTAAGTGAGGAAGATGAGCATCCAGTACCTGTTCTTGAGATTCCCAAATCAGAAATGCCTGATCAACTTTCAATTGATATGCATTTATTGACCCAGgctcacatgaaaaaaattgataaaaaggAATTACCTGCTAATGAATATTGGACTGTAAATTTTGACAGGTTTCATCAAGATATGAGAGACCAATGTATTGTTGATGCCTTCACAAATAGAATTGATGACAATGCAGGTGAATTTGTGAAGTTGTTAATACAACAAATGTACATAAGAACTGATCCATGGGCAGAGTCTTCAAATCCTGTTCCACTGTCTGAGATTAAACGAGTTGCAACAAAGAAAGTAACTCACCCAAATCTTATCACTTTTTTTGATCAATATGTGAACATAATAGGTGagcagatattttttttaatagttAATTGTGTTAATACAGAAGTATTATGTGAAAGAGCTGGACTGTACTGACAGTAATTGATTTGgttcgttatttttttcacacaaacattttttcataagaaatcgATTGGTGCAGGCTCAACATTTGTGTCATAGATGGTTTGTGTGTCACTTGAGGAGCAAACAAACCCTCTATGACACTCGTGATCACAAAACTTGAAATTGTACAAGTCAGTGTCAACATTAGTCATTTTTCTATCATACTTAATAACTTACTGAAGGATTATAACATTCACTCAATgatattttctcaaaaaatgtataaggatttataaaaaatattcgaaattcatTGATATACTAACtagttataatttttatatcgaAAATCACAATAACATGAACCTTACCAACACTTATATGACCCTCAGCGGTCCTGTCAAAGTCAGCTGAACCGAAATGCCCTATAGGGAACTCTaatgatttgtcaaaatcagctaagcgttcgctgtcgtggggcacacaagcttttccctccattgattcgcatgctgttttggtcgagcattgtgttttgtgcacgtttttggaaaaaatgttcttccctacgttagattagagtgattagactataactttctacAAAATGACTCTTTACACTGATAATAagaagctttgtgtgccccacggtaatgAACGGTCagttgattttgacaaatcgttagagtaccctataagGCATTTCTTATCTGAATAATtttaaggttaggttagatcaagacagtgaaaaaaaatttcttacatGGAAATTTTATTTGTAGGTATTGATAAAATGGGGAAACaaaaatgtataaaaaaattaGGCACAAAATTGATCACTGTCTATTAAGTTCTACAAGAGAAaccattttatttttcagaacaAGATAATCATGACATCATTGTTAAAGCTGGAGAAGCAAGTGGGGGTTCTTTCCAAATACATCTAAAAAAAGCATTTACTGTACTGGCTTGGGAGGTAGTTGAACAAGTTATTCTTCAGAAGTTTGATTCAAAAGCAACTAGAATATTCAGATTGGTCAAAGAGAAAGAGTTTATAGACCCTGAACAACTACAACAGTTGGTAATGATTCCATCCAAGGATGCCAAGAAAATTTCATACGAATTAGTACAAGAGAAATTCTTGAAAATCAAGGATTTTAAAAAACCCACATCAAATAGTGGACCAGTTAAATCACCCACGTTATTCTATATTGAACTAGAATCAATTGTAGAAAATTTGTATAGTTTGTGCTTCAAAACACTATATAATCTTATTGCAAAAAGAAATCACGAATATGACACTAATAAGAGGCTACTCGACAAGAAGCAAAGATGCAATATGATTGTTTTGTTGATGAAATCTCAAGGGGccacagaggagcaaatagctGAAGTAAGTAATAGCACAATCAAATAATTCAAACTTTGATTGTTCATTCATAACAtacattcaaaaaatttatttgtatttgtatttgggtgtaagggggaaggatgcgttttatagcctctcccctCAAATACCAACCTGACCTACTCGCGGTGAGgtataataaactttttagggttttcactcccaatctctgaaacaaaatcaattgaaaatgtaatcaacgttaccacttaaaattataatttcaacgttatttattttcagttcattgtcaggcaacaatcttttctagttaatttgctccggacaaattagtgcaagaattcacgcagaaGCAAATCGTTGacttcatttttaattgattttgtttcagagattggtgaaagtgaaaaccctaaaaagtttattaagaaatgcagaatcctcccagaataaatttcaatcgatatgagcggtataactctgtttcccacaatgaCCTATCCTAaatattggcttgagcaggaaatggctctctgcatTGCTTAAGtaacgtctcagaccttgtcgtctcaggatacctgtgccacaagataatctagtcgcaaccgcaaccaaagttacactgacagcgttaccagtgcagctttaaaacaccttttaacgcagctcctacaaaaagatggatcagtcaaacaggacaaaatttgtatccggagataaaataccctcccattcggatctccgggggagggtgcctgagcgagtgaatcatcgaacaaacaccaatgaaaagcacatagcttttgcagcatggaacatcagaaccttgctagacaaccctaAGGcagaccgaccagagaggcgtactgccctaatcgataaggaactgcaacgaacatccattgcaatagttgctttaagcgaaacacgcttttcggacgaaggtagcttggtagaacaagcgtataattttttctggaagggcttgccggaaggcgaaatcagacaacatggcgtaggctttgccataagaaacgacctggccgccaaacgaaccgaaaatccagttggcatctcagaacgtttaatgaccctacgctttcctgcagcaaacaacacgtttgtgaacatcattgcagtaggtatacgcacccactttgaactcctctgacaactcaaaggacactttctatgaaacactcgttgctacgttaagtaaaatcccaaaacgggaacgaattattctacTTGGGGACTTCAACACCAGAGTGGGTAGATGTCAAAACTCAGAACTGTGgccaggaataatagggaaacacggcacagatagcattaattcgaacggagaacgtctgctggctctttgtgcagaacacaatctgtgtataacgaacacctattttattacgagacccaattcaagggggacctgcgCTCAGgacattggcatactctcgactatgtgatcgtgagaagaaaagatctccaAAGGGTGTTgatcactaaacccagagcagatctgaaatgctggactgatcataggctggtaatctcgagaatgaagatctcaatgctcccaaaataccaacgcaagccaaaggtactaagagagcgccttcaaatctccaaactacaaaacccgtctacaaaagaaagattcacagctgccgtcaaagaaatcctaacgacgacattgagagtcattggctccgctttaaatcatctcttacaaatacagcgaaagaaatactggacACAGAACGCTCCCAAAAATCCCCAGACTCGTTCGCCGACAGCGAATCTCATATCGCAAagatagctggtggaaagaaaaagctagagcTAGGGAAATATAAGCTTACGCTTGACTACAGGCtttttttcgaagctatcaaaactgtttatggtccaagcagaaaagctgaCTTGCCTATAAgggatgctcatggagctattctaactgatgatagaaaaattctcgaagatggaaggagcattactcacaggtcttgaatcaaaataacggctcggatttatccattttagaccggctccccgcgtataatccgatgacatcgcttgatgacgaaatctcaatgtcggaaatcataagtgcgattaaaaatgtgaaaaatgataagtcacctggtctagacggcattccagcggagatattcaaagccctggatgaagtccttgtcaatagtctcctaacactattccgcaagaactggaaacaaggagatgtgcctataagaacaaaggcgatacgtcaaattgcaacaattacaggcgcatatcgttgcttagtgtggccggtaaaattctctcgaagattatggctggtcgtctgattccactcttagaaaacctattacctgaatcccagtgcggctttcgaacaaatcgaggtacggtggacctaattttcacactgcgacagctgcaagagaaggcccgtgaataACAATCagggatctatacagcctacatcgatttaagtaaggccttcgactcggtgaatcgggagcgctatggaaaatcatgggacgccttggagtagtcgaaaaattcttagcggtgtgtaaaagcctttatacaaccgaccatttcttaaacaactctggaataaaacaaggttgCGTATTATCGCCtttattgttcaattttttcgccatagctgtatcgataattgctgacatgagcatgcccgtaagaggtgttgggataagattcagatttgatggaggcctgtttaacctgaagcgcctcagagcaaaaacccgtacgcggaacttcaatatgcagacaactgcgcacttatcgctagcagctcagaggatccaCAGATAATATTGAAcatctataaacatatatacgaagctttaggccttagactctcaatatcgacaaaaccaaaatcctggtaagtccgccagaaagccttcaaccagatatcagcctggagaatgaaactccagaacaggtcgagcagttcaaatacttgggaattcggcatcacgggcattctgtaAGCTAAAGAACAGAGtaattcaaaatcacgacctcaatctgaagaccaagacagctgtttacaaagcagtggtcctcccaacgcttctttacggaagcgaaagctagactccctacaggcgacatattaaatagCTTGAACAATCGCAATAACGTTATCTAAgatagataatgcacatcagatagtTCCACAAAATTTCGAGTGCaggtcttgcaacgcgcgagctGTACAACAATtgggactcaagtaacgagggtccgactcagatgcagcggccacattctaaggaaatagctctgtatggcgaattcacaatccctaaaatcagttaatgcaaaTCATAACTGGGCTAACTAGCGTTAgccagatcacagtggaggtctttggccCACAGTTATAATTGAGActtgagaagaatacagcggcggccagatctggttggtgactatccatacccggagtgtggaaggatctgtagatcaaGGTTGGGtcccttcagtcacaggagggcacacagtcgcaattagccctttattttttttctttttttgtcattttgtagatttattcccggtgaggggatacagcaatgaatcgATGAATGTATTTTTAAAGCAGATATAAATACTGCCATTACATATTGCTTTGactgaagatattttgaattttctcaatgttgtttatatttttaatttaattgaacaaatttgaaaataagaaagtttcatatcactaaaaaatttattttcagtttgaaGAAAACATAACTCCTCCAGAAAGAGAAATAATCACCAAAGTTGAGAAAAACATAAAGAAACTGAATTTGGCCGAATTGGAAATGGACCACAcaattttcattctggaaatgtATCTAAAATACACATTTTCGAAAGTTAGGTTAAGTTGAAGTTCACCAATTGGATATCCTGAATTTGTTATGTACATATTACATAGttatttgaaatataatatattgtATATAAACCTTAAAATATCTAAGCTAggatgaataataaaaaatagatTGTATTTGCTGTTTCActtctataaaaaaattatatattttacTTGAGTACTAACTTTTGATTTTGGTGGGAACCAGAAAACGCGTTTTTTGAgttattcgaattttttgtaaaaattGTTGTGAGCACGCTACATCTCGCAATTTTGGATCTGTCGATGGTAATTTTTGCAAGTTGGTGCTCATCTAAAGCAGGACGAAATTATTGATTTTGGTCAGAATCGATTCAGCTGTTATTTAAAAGTTTCATGAATTCGTGCACATAGAAAtggagacatggactgagcgatgctagcatgaaattggctattttatagaaaggcagaaagagagaaatgatcgtcggacCATTACCTGTCTCCTTTGTGTTCACATAGCGGTAAGTACGGACCAACTAGCATGCccgatattcattttctctctgtcactttttttgatcatatttcatgcatagatagaaagggaaggcaccaTTGAATAAAGATGGAAGGCTCAATCCATGTCTATATGCTCGATCCTTTGGATTGAACCCAGTGTACAATctacagtggcggatttacatttTGAGGCCTAGGGCGGCCAGATATTAGGGGCGGGTAATCGTGACAAAAAATAGAgtcaaaattatttgaataaattCAACATTCTACATGGCCTAGGGCGGCCAAGACTGCAAATCCCACACTGACTGTCTACCGATCTTCAGATCGACTTTAAAGATACATCGTTCCTCTTCGATAGATCCACTCAAGTAGGAACTACACaacattaaaatttaaatcttGTTTGTACTATAAAAACTTAAGTCAGAAAACCTTTTTACTTCTTCCTTGACTTGCATATGCGTGCAAAAAAGATTTGACCAACAGAACGCGATTAAATTAAAACACTCCATTATATttctgaacatttatttttcacagtctTAATGCTCAGAATTTTTCTAGATATATTACACATTTGTACGAAACGTAAATAATAGTATGCCTTTTAATcggtatttttcaatataccaaTAATTGATAAGAATATTATTTGTGTTGAATTCATCGACATCCACATTCTGCTGCAATTAAGTccttataaattttcataaCAACATTTCCTAACTGGTCATAAAACATAATCGgtaatgaataaaatttcactGGCACACAGCATGGACTTCGAGACCTTTTTTCTATATCTTGAAATGTCGTAAGCATTTTCAAGTGATTGGAAAAAATATCGGCGTTATGCCTTGTACATTTTCCTAGACAATCATAAGCCATGAATCCTTCAGGAGCAATTATGAAGTTACTCCAATGCAATTTTCGAAAGTCCAGATAAAAGTCACTCTTTGAACAATATTTGTGATGACCACGGGATTCTTCAGAATAATTTTTCGGAACTATCTCAGTCAGGTCatcattttctaaaaataaaaagaaaattaaaggaATCACCCCAATATTGCTGGGCTTTCTATGAAGTTGAAAGAGattgaatgatatttttatggGACCGTTATGTTCCTAATAATACTACCCTGGCTTATTTGAGGACACTGCTACTCACAGACACTGACATGTTAAAAAGCGCAATGTATCTGGTTATCTAGTGAGCATTACCTCTCTTTGGGCGGCTGTGGCATTACCTACTTTTTTATATCACATATCAGTGGGTAATTTTACTCAGCCAAGCAAACATGGTATAGGATTATCACATATATTTATAGTTACCTCCATCCTTAATTCTGAGAATCAAGAAGGTtctcatttttttctcattctttACATCATTGAATACGGTTGTAGAATTGACTTGATTTGCTTCAGATATAGAAATCAAGAGCCTTAGTTCTTCAGTCATATTCACCCAAGTTTCAATCGACTTCCTGGTTATTCTGAAcatctgtgaaaaaaaaatttgaaattcgtAAATCGATATGAGGGTATCTGCACTATTTGAGCAATGAAGCGGGCGCAAAGAGTGCCCTCTCGTACGAAGTGTAGTGGCTCTCGTGAATATCATCATGGACCGTCAGATTCATTCATACAGTGTCCGAAAATCCCAAACACCTTGATTTTTTCGTCGTAACAATTAATTATGTCAATGACGGCTCGGTAGGGTATGGAGAGTCGGCCGGGCCTAcccaaaataataataattttatacaTTAAAACTTATGTATGCTTAGATCATCAAAACTACACAACGGATTTTGATGCGGTTTTTTTCGATAAATACAGTGATTCAAGAGAAAGGTTTATATGAATAATTTGTTAATGACTTCGGATGAAATATGACGATAGTTAATGAAAAGTCGAAAGGAGTCCATTTCTGTCCGGCTGTTATGGACGACACTTTGAAAATTACGAATAGTTCGCGAGATATTGCAGGTTGAAAAGTTACATATTTTGGCAAGAAATTAATTAAAGCGTGAGTCTCACTGCGACATCCAGTCCCCACTGGATTGCACTCCAGTGCATAAAGCCGCTCATACACGTAGCGTTTGTTCATCTTGAGAACTTGGATCCCACACACCTATGGAGTTTCATCGGATGTAGTGGCACATACACCGAGGTTTACCACTTGAGGCTGGCAAAAAAGTTG
Proteins encoded:
- the LOC123310141 gene encoding DNA-directed RNA polymerase III subunit RPC3 — encoded protein: MHIRVGDVVSLIIRDRFGQIIEQIAYVLQMHGSLTLNQIKRITDLPLSKVKEALCILIKYKLVSFERCSFKRSIAEYALCIENVLRMLRYPQYMILIKKKFGDQSEMIIEELLQNGYLTAGNTILNIAERLNCEKSELSTIKDKFVSLAVAKYIERIKLSEEDEHPVPVLEIPKSEMPDQLSIDMHLLTQAHMKKIDKKELPANEYWTVNFDRFHQDMRDQCIVDAFTNRIDDNAGEFVKLLIQQMYIRTDPWAESSNPVPLSEIKRVATKKVTHPNLITFFDQYVNIIEQDNHDIIVKAGEASGGSFQIHLKKAFTVLAWEVVEQVILQKFDSKATRIFRLVKEKEFIDPEQLQQLVMIPSKDAKKISYELVQEKFLKIKDFKKPTSNSGPVKSPTLFYIELESIVENLYSLCFKTLYNLIAKRNHEYDTNKRLLDKKQRCNMIVLLMKSQGATEEQIAEFEENITPPEREIITKVEKNIKKLNLAELEMDHTIFILEMYLKYTFSKVRLS
- the LOC123309939 gene encoding zinc finger CCCH domain-containing protein 14; its protein translation is MVDMGAEVGQKMRSAIKAKLTELDCYVDDELPDYIMVMVANKRTKTQMNEDLSLFLKKKTSTFVDWLHIVLKKLKEVTVTNLDVYKKGGKRKSNELLEAKINYKKIKKETLKSSDETIVKEEHKFDLDKSLTDDLPLNVNVKSISENRKIVLMTDSSQNNDTIPPTLEVEQPSLKQLEDIETQIKNVKSRLGFKVDEDIEESELRKLVEDSRRKSTVDKVLRNERKIVLDTSKTEEAASQVIGDKDGSVKESNFNNDDSNIRKEHSKIVFSKDDFRSSSRSPSRKKSVLDRLGTYGDGSSKSVMSRLGNFQWNDGNRETDKRCEDLRYRNTRKSKDVKDQHVREKNRKSAVERNGESQSKSGKDLRSHLSRGGSSLPFKKDMKKRLGLSSKITIPQIDPQLLDDTFKKREVVSVVKVKPRVLPPNVQQANKNLLLKAVADAQKSIAQSKPVGKNLKVNPAKLSGSFNCHEQTAVSPCNVKQRKVSQEGKEKLKQFLSSQSEESSDQEYIPIPIKKPTAKVEYFPSSLEKTEENDGNTEKKHKFIVTLDGIQKSDMVARLSVKDRLNSRKTPSPIIFDAGKSDTKTERKIPDELPIVPMAFSKKKEKCKYFPSCKHGEKCEFLHPVKMCEQFPFCKFGDKCLYIHPNCKFGTSCTKRDCPYSHSNGFGVKNPAAAITIKPQVMKVQICKFFPQCMNMNCIFYHPKPCKYGIYCKNQSVCNYIHTNFPSKNSLTWRSK